A stretch of Kaistella flava (ex Peng et al. 2021) DNA encodes these proteins:
- a CDS encoding Crp/Fnr family transcriptional regulator: MGFVLEPDLIKATKAEFKRYYKGDVILNEGDRSQHFLYLKEGELSVFNFTEKGKELLQHKVKKGRFFADPAILLDEPVPGNVEVCSEKVEIVKILRENLIEYLIAHPEKLFEFTISIAKKTVKKSLLLKQIVLFNPEDRILQHLHDFKKENCCVEERTMINFTRKDLSHMTGLRIETVIRAIKKMEKEGKLEIVNGKIFI; this comes from the coding sequence ATGGGGTTTGTACTGGAACCAGATTTAATAAAAGCGACAAAAGCAGAATTCAAAAGATATTATAAAGGTGACGTTATCTTGAATGAAGGAGATCGTTCTCAGCACTTTTTATATCTAAAGGAAGGAGAGCTTTCAGTTTTTAATTTTACAGAGAAAGGAAAAGAACTTTTGCAGCACAAGGTAAAGAAAGGTCGTTTTTTTGCAGATCCAGCAATTCTTCTCGATGAGCCAGTTCCTGGTAACGTAGAGGTATGTTCCGAAAAAGTAGAAATCGTAAAGATTTTAAGAGAGAATTTAATTGAGTATCTAATAGCGCATCCCGAAAAACTTTTCGAATTTACAATTTCAATTGCCAAGAAGACGGTTAAGAAAAGTCTTTTATTAAAGCAAATCGTTTTGTTTAATCCAGAAGATCGTATTCTCCAACATCTGCATGATTTCAAAAAAGAGAATTGCTGTGTAGAGGAAAGAACGATGATTAATTTTACCAGAAAAGATCTTTCTCATATGACAGGTTTGAGAATTGAGACCGTTATTCGCGCGATCAAGAAGATGGAAAAAGAAGGGAAATTAGAGATCGTTAACGGTAAAATTTTCATCTAA
- a CDS encoding fasciclin domain-containing protein, with translation MKKSIMILAVLALAFSSCSKNETTAATTETTGTEAVGGGQESVVDNDSAPDIVKLAVSTPDLSTLVKAVQAAGLATSLSNAGPFTVFAPTNEAFAKLPAGTLDNLMKPENVEKLNDILSHHTYVGVIKTDQLTDGQSLGMVDGTPISIKMVDGKPVINGTVNILATVPASNGIVYVVDSVILPN, from the coding sequence ATGAAAAAATCAATTATGATCCTTGCGGTGCTTGCACTTGCATTCTCTTCTTGCTCGAAGAATGAGACGACAGCAGCAACAACTGAAACGACAGGTACAGAAGCCGTTGGAGGCGGTCAAGAATCTGTAGTAGATAATGACAGCGCACCGGACATCGTAAAATTGGCAGTTAGTACTCCAGATTTATCTACTTTGGTAAAAGCGGTACAAGCTGCAGGATTAGCGACTTCTTTAAGTAATGCTGGACCTTTCACCGTTTTCGCTCCGACTAATGAAGCTTTTGCTAAACTTCCAGCAGGAACTCTGGATAATTTAATGAAACCTGAAAATGTTGAAAAATTAAATGATATTTTAAGCCACCACACTTATGTAGGAGTGATCAAAACTGATCAACTTACAGACGGACAAAGTTTAGGAATGGTTGATGGAACGCCAATTAGCATCAAAATGGTTGATGGAAAACCTGTAATTAACGGCACCGTAAATATCCTTGCTACAGTCCCAGCATCAAACGGAATCGTATACGTTGTTGACAGCGTAATCCTTCCAAACTAA
- a CDS encoding ABC transporter permease subunit gives MNKIARFILFDILKNKIVILYTILLFIISWSVLGLDNNYTKATLSLLNVVLLVVPLVSVIFSTIYVYNSSQFIELLLSQPVPRGKVWFNLFLGLSTALILAFLVGCGIPILLYSSIETGFSLLITGVFLSVIFTSLAMLAAIFSRDRAKGIGISIFIWMFFAIIYDGILLVLMFQFADYPIEGIMATLAAVNPIGLSRIFVLLQLDVAAMLGQAGAIFRQVFGSGGGMVISIIILAIWTLVPFLWSLILFNKKDL, from the coding sequence AAAAATAAAATCGTGATTCTTTATACGATTCTACTTTTCATTATCTCATGGTCGGTTTTAGGATTAGATAATAATTACACCAAAGCCACGCTTAGTTTGTTGAATGTGGTTTTATTAGTCGTTCCTTTAGTAAGTGTCATTTTCTCGACCATCTATGTTTACAACAGCAGCCAGTTTATAGAATTACTATTGAGTCAACCGGTTCCGCGCGGAAAGGTTTGGTTTAATTTATTCCTGGGACTTTCTACAGCGCTTATTCTGGCATTCTTAGTTGGATGTGGCATTCCGATATTATTGTATTCCTCGATTGAAACAGGATTTTCATTGCTTATTACCGGAGTCTTCCTATCAGTGATTTTTACTTCTTTAGCAATGCTAGCGGCGATTTTCAGCAGAGACCGAGCTAAAGGAATTGGTATTTCTATTTTCATCTGGATGTTTTTTGCCATTATCTATGACGGAATTTTATTGGTCTTAATGTTCCAGTTCGCAGATTATCCTATTGAAGGAATTATGGCGACTTTAGCAGCAGTTAATCCGATTGGACTTTCCAGGATTTTTGTACTGCTTCAGCTAGATGTGGCGGCTATGCTTGGACAGGCTGGCGCGATTTTCAGACAAGTATTTGGATCTGGTGGCGGTATGGTGATTTCCATTATTATCTTAGCCATCTGGACGCTCGTTCCATTCTTATGGTCTTTAATCCTGTTCAATAAAAAAGATTTATAA